Proteins found in one Pseudochaenichthys georgianus chromosome 13, fPseGeo1.2, whole genome shotgun sequence genomic segment:
- the thyn1 gene encoding thymocyte nuclear protein 1 — MPPKTRSRVSKRTADSGKVNEDEMVGGKKKAAASVEPLKTKESSEPPQYSRWLMKSEPESRFEKEIDLKFGIEELKALPDQTGCWDGVRNYQARNFMRQMKDGQLAFFYHSNCKEPGIAGIMKIVKEAYVDHTQFDKKDIHFDANSKADNPKWSMVDVQYQRMVKRYIPLSELKKYHLQHRAKGGPLKDVGLFTRARLSVQPLTTEEFEFILTLEDKEPL; from the exons ATGCCACCAAAGACGAGGTCCAGAGTGAGTAAAAGAACAGCAGATTCAG GCAAAGTCAATGAGGACGAAATGGTTGGAGGCAAGAAGAAAGCTGCAGCTTCTGTTGAGCCGTTAAAAACTAAAGAGAGCTCAGAACCTCCGCAGTACAGTCGCTGGCTGATGAAATCTGAGCCCGAGAGCCGCTTTGAGAAGGAGATTGACCTGAAG TTTGGGATCGAGGAACTGAAGGCTTTGCCTGATCAGACTGGCTGCTGGGACGGAGTGCGCAATTATCAG GCACGCAACTTTATGAGGCAGATGAAAGACGGGCAGTTGGCTTTCTTTTATCACAGCAACTGCAAGGAGCCGGGGATAGCAGGAATCATGAAA ATTGTAAAGGAAGCTTATGTGGACCACACTCAGTTTGACAAGAAAGATATCCATTTTGATGCTAACAGTAAAGCAGACAACCCCAAATGGAGCATG GTAGACGTCCAATATCAAAGAATGGTAAAGCGTTATATTCCTCTGTCTGAGCTGAAGAAGTACCACCTGCAGCACCGAGCCAAGGGAGGGCCTCTGAAGGACGTGGGACTTTTCACCAGAGCCAGGCTCTCTGTGCAGCCCCTAACCACTG AGGAGTTTGAGTTTATCCTGACTTTGGAGGATAAGGAGCCTTTGTGA
- the acad8 gene encoding isobutyryl-CoA dehydrogenase, mitochondrial, protein MATVGPLARIARLGSSICRNHRLSFNRSTQRRGIASCVDPSHGLTDEQKEFQKMAFDFATNEMAPHMSEWDQKEIFPVETMRKAAQLGFGGIYVQPEVGGSGLSRLDTSIIFEALSTGCVSTTAYISIHNMCAWMIDTFGNNEQRERFCPDLCLMDKFASYCLTEPGSGSDAASLLTTAQLKGDHYIVNGSKAFISGGGDTDVYIVMCRTGGKGPKGISCLVVEKGTPGLSFGKKEKKVGWNSQPTRAVIFEDCAVPVINRLGEEGQGFNMAMRGLNGGRINIASCSLGAAHASVQLARDHLLVRKQFGETLSNNQYLQFKLAEMATKLVASRLMVREAATALQENRSDAVSLCSMAKLFATDECFNICNDALQMHGGYGYLKDYAVQQFVRDIRVHQILEGTNEVMRMIISRNLLTES, encoded by the exons ATGGCGACCGTCGGACCTCTAGCAAGGATTGCCAGACTGGGCTCCAGCATCTGCAGGAACCATCGTTTATCTTTTAACAGAAGCACACAGAGACGAGGAATAGCTTCTTGTGTCGACC CTTCTCATGGACTCACAGATGAACAGAAGGAATTTCAAAAAATGGCCTTTGACTTTGCGACCAATGAAATGGCTCCACACATGTCAGAGTGGGACCAAAAG GAAATCTTTCCAGTAGAGACGATGCGAAAGGCAGCCCAGTTGGGGTTTGGTGGGATCTACGTCCAGCCGGAAGTCGGAGGATCGGGTCTCTCTCGGCTGGACACATCGATCATCTTTGAGGCCTTGTCCACAGGATGTGTCAGCACTACAGCTTACATCAGCATCCACAA CATGTGTGCCTGGATGATAGACACTTTTGGCAATAATGAGCAGAGGGAGAGGTTCTGTCCTGATCTCTGTTTGATGGACAAGTTTGCTTCATATTGTCTCACTGAACCAG GCAGCGGCAGTGATGCTGCTTCACTTCTGACCACTGCTCAGCTGAAAGGGGACCATTACATCGTCAATGGTTCGAAG GCCTTCATCAGTGGTGGGGGAGACACAGACGTCTATATTGTGATGTGCAGAACAGGAGGTAAAGGACCTAAAGGCATCTCTTGTCTAGTGGTAGAGAAAGGAACCCCAGGCCTCAGTTTTggcaaaaaggaaaaaaag GTGGGTTGGAACTCCCAGCCGACCCGGGCGGTGATATTTGAGGATTGTGCCGTTCCAGTGATCAATCGGCTGGGTGAGGAAGGACAAGGATTCAACATGGCCATGAGAGGCCTGAATGGAGGAAGAATTAATATTG CCTCCTGTTCTCTTGGGGCGGCACATGCCTCGGTTCAGCTCGCGAGGGATCATCTGTTAGTACGCAAGCAGTTTGGAGAGACACTCTCCAACAACCAG TATCTTCAATTCAAACTGGCAGAAATGGCCACCAAGCTGGTTGCATCCCGCCTCATGGTGCGTGAAGCTGCCACAGCGCTGCAGGAGAACCGGTCTGATGCCGTTTCTCTCTGCTCTATGGCCAAACTCTTCGCCACAGACGAGTGCTTTAAT ATCTGCAACGATGCTCTCCAAATGCACGGTGGGTATGGTTACCTGAAAGACTACGCAGTGCAGCAGTTTGTCCGAGACATCAGAGTGCATCAGATCCTCGAGG GCACAAACGAAGTGATGAGGATGATAATTTCCCGTAATCTGCTGACAGAATCATGA
- the esamb gene encoding endothelial cell-selective adhesion molecule yields the protein MEIKTRLRATLMLIWIFQGDTKDVEIPRRDLEVVRGQMVMLEAWYSPLSDINKNSVVWLLEGKESKPVITFSSGEIGHGQNEFTKRVGFSAPMPSANLSIYINNTQETDSGSYACTVIIPGSAVILGKVRLNVKVPPSPPLCTLTGNPVMKGNVTLSCQSSQGKPVPQYKWTKAAPTSEVFFSPMQNERHGTLRLSNLTKSMSGKYICRAINTAGSDSCSINLEVITSSNAGMIAAASLGSIVGLVAMVLFLIFILKRRKDTEEEMANEIKEDAQAPKRVSWAKSNTGSDIISKNGTLSSIATSPRPRDPRHPNYNYPYSPASTSDTGSVIHAYQLRPGEANTLQGLPGYNNGGTPRKHKRPRSTNGDPAQILRSPAVANRTDGAQPQVPPPLAVSPQMSCSTLTRLGSVAIMVPAQSQAGSLV from the exons GTGACACCAAGGATGTGGAGATCCCCAGAAGAGACCTGGAGGTGGTCAGGGGCCAGATGGTGATGTTAGAGGCCTGGTACAGCCCCCTCTCAGACATCAACAAAAACTCTGTCGTGTGGCTGTTAGAGGGGAAAGAATCAAAGCCG GTAATAACCTTTAGCTCAGGCGAGATAGGGCACGGTCAGAACGAGTTCACCAAGAGAGTGGGCTTCAGTGCGCCCATGCCCTCCGCCAAcctctccatctacatcaacaacACCCAGGAGACTGACTCCGGGTCCTACGCCTGCACTGTCATCATCCCTGGAAGTGCTGTCATTTTGGGAAAGGTGCGCCTTAATGTCAAAG tCCCTCCTTCCCCCCCGCTGTGCACCCTGACGGGGAACCCAGTGATGAAGGGCAATGTGACTCTGAGCTGTCAGTCCAGTCAGGGAAAACCTGTCCCTCAGTACAAATGGACCAAAGCTGCACCCACGTCCGAGGTGTTTTTCTCCCCCATGCAGA ATGAGAGACACGGCACCCTCAGGCTGAGCAACCTCACTAAAAGCATGTCAGGGAAATACATCTGCAGAGCCATCAACACGGCGGGCTCCGACAGCTGCTCCATTAACCTGGAGGTTATCACCT CTTCCAATGCAGGAATGATTGCAGCTGCTTCACTGGGGTCCATAGTGGGACTGGTGGCCATGGTGCTCTTCCTCATATTCATACTGAAAAGGAGAAAGGACACTGAGGAGGAGATGGCCAACGAGATCAA GGAGGATGCTCAGGCACCAAAGAGAGTATCATGGGCGAAGAGTAACACCGGCTCTGACATCATATCCAAGAACGGCACGCTGTCCTCCATAGCCACCAGTCCTCGACCCCGAGACCCCCGCCATCCTAACTACAACTACCCATACTCCCCGGCGTCCACATCAGACACCGGCTCAGTTATCCACGCCTACCAGCTGCGACCTGGAGAAGCCAACACACTGCAGGGTCTCCCGGGGTACAACAATGGAGGAACCCCACGCAAACATAAGAGACCCCGCAGCACAAATGGGGACCCTGCGCAGATTCTGAGGAGCCCTGCGGTCGCCAACAGGACTGACGGGGCTCAGCCTCAGGTGCCCCCTCCCCTCGCTGTGTCCCcacaaatgagctgctccactCTGACACGCCTGGGCTCTGTAGCCATCATGGTGCCCGCGCAGAGCCAGGCCGGGTCGCTGGTGTAG